CACGCTCCGGGCCGGGGCCGATCGGGTGGTCGTCGACGTCGGTACCGGTGACGCGCGTACCGCGTACCGGTTGGCCAGGGCGCAGCCGGACTGGCTGGTGGTCGGGGTCGATCCGGCGTGGCAGCGGATGACGCCCACGAGCGTGCGTGCCGCCCGGAAGCCGGCCAAGGGAGGTACGCCCAACCTGCTCCTGGTCAACGCCGCCATCGAGACCGTGCCCGCAGATCTGTACGAGATCGCCGACGAGGTGCTGGTGTTGATGCCGTGGGGCAAGTTGCTGCGGGGCGTGGTCCATGGTGAGGCGGACGTCTGCGCGGGGCTGCGCCGGGTGGCCCGTGCCGGAGCCACGCTTGAGATCACCGTCGGCACCAGCATCTGGCGGGACCCGGTGCCGTTGGAGATCCGCGAGCTGCCCGAGCTCACCCCCGAGTACGTCGACACCGTCCTCGCCGACCGGCTGGCCGGGTACGGCTGGCAGGTCACCGGTGCGGAGGTGGTCAGCGGCGCCGAGATGGACCGGATCAGCTCCTCCTGGGCACGCCGGCTCGGTTCGGCGAACCCGGAGGTCGTGATTCATGTTCGCGCCAGCGCGGTTGATCCCCGCTGACCAACCATCCCGGATCGATGTTCACCTGAGGGTCGCACAGTGAGTACGTCGTGTTACATCCTCGGGGGTGGATGGTTGTTGCTACGCCGACCAGGTGGGTGACAGCAGCCGGCCCGCGGTTGTCACCCACCTGGCGGTTGGGTCGTCTCTGCCCGCCCTGGACGCGGTCGTCCTGTCCGCCGTGGTCGCGGAGGGCGGGTGGCGCCGTCAGGCGGTGGTTTCCCTTACCCAGGCGGAGAGCCTTTCGGCGAACACCGTCGGCGAGAAGTTGGCGGCGTTCGCCTGCACTCGCGCTGGATTCAGCTCGCCCAGCCGAGCGACGAGCGGAGCGAAGCTACGCGGGTCGGTGGAATCGATCAGGAATCCGGTCTCGCCGTCGACGACCGTCTCCAGTAGACCGCCGTGGCTGAATCCGATGACCGGGGTGCCGCAGGCCTGGGCCTCGACCGGAATGATGCCGAAGTCCTCGTGGGTGGGGAAGAGCAGTGCTCGCGCACCCCAGTAGAGCTGGCGCAGGCGCTCGTCGCTCGGCCGCACCTCGAAGCTGACCGGTACGTTGACCTTCTCCGCGGCTCGGCGCAGGGACTCTTCCTCCGGGCCCTTGCCGGCGATGATCAGCGGCAGTCCCGCCGCCGCCGCGATCTCGATCATCAGGTCGAAGTTCTTGTACTTGATCCAGCGTCCGACCCCGAGCAGGTAATCCCGGTTCTGCTGCTGGTCGGCCACCGGGGCGGCGGTGTAGAACCGCACGTCGACCGGGGGGTTGATGACGTGCGCGTCCCGGTGCCAGTACTGGCGGATGCGTGCCTGGACCTCACGTGAGTTGGCCGCGTAGCTGTGTACGTGCCGACTGAGCCGCAGGTCGGCCGCCTGGAGCACCTTCCGTGGCCCGGCCAGCATCGGATTCGATCCCCGGCCGTCGAAGTCGGGGCTCCACACGTAGCGGGCGGGGGAGTGGACGTAGCTGAGGTAGCGCGTCTGCTCGGAGGAGCCCAGCTTCACCGTGTGGGCGAAGGCGTGGCTCGATGAGATGACGACGTCGTAGTTGTTCCGGGAGAGGGTGCGCCAGGCCACCGGCATGAGGGGCAGGGCGAGGGCCTTCGACCCTCGCAGCGGCGTACGCGCCATCCAGGACTGTCGGAGAGTCAACTCCTCCGTCGCGTCGTCGTCCTTCCACAGCACGAAGCGTTCGCCGTGTGGAATGAGGTCCGCGATGTTGAGGAAGACCTTTTCCGAGCCACCGGTGGAGCCGTACCACTCGTGGACGAGAGCAACCGAACGCCCGGCCAGGAGCGCCGAGGGGGCGCTTGACGAGCGGGTGTCTTCGAGCGAGGTCACCTGCCACCGCCATTACGTTCTGTCACGCGACGATGGCTGGTCTTATTCGACGAGTGCACTAACATCCCCTGTGTTGTGCTGGGAAAACCCAAGCGGTGCGCGATCGCACGCCGCGACCCCGCCGATTTCCAACTGGAATAAACAGCCTTGACTGTGAGTTGTCAAGGACGTTTTCCTGGGCTCTGTCCAGTTGGCAGATTTTATCGCGGTAAAGAAGCTGTCAGATAATTAGTCTGACTAGGCCGAGCTGCCCGGTGTGAGGGTATTTAGCGGTTTATCATGCCATCTCGGCGGCGGGACTGGTGGATTCGCGCTGAAATGACGCGATCACCTTCGGTGACCCGACGTGATACCGAAATATGGTTCCGCGGTGACGATGGTTTGCGGCGGCGGTTCGGTCGGCGGCGGTGCGGGGTTGGCGTGGCCGCCGGGTCCGATTCTGCGGGCGTGGCGGTGATCGTCACCGTGTGGAGATGCCGGCCGCTGGGTTGTCCGCCGGCGACACTTGGTGGTGTTGGACGTCACGGGTTACGTCCCTGACCGAGGCTATTGAGCAATGTGTCCGGTCCGGTACGTCTTGGATAATTCTAGGGGACAAAAACGCGCCACCTCCTCCTTCGAAATTACCCTCTGTTGCGGTTGGTGTTCATTTGGTTATCCGGAAACATTGCATCGTGGCGAAGTTACCTGGGCTACTGGGCGAGGGTGCGCATGGCCTTGGGTGAGTCAGTACCATCGGGCGCATGGCACGCCACCCACAACTCGCGATGACTGATGCCACGGCCGTTGTCGAGATGTCCCCGGAACTCGATCAAAACGGTAAGAAGCCACCCCGTCGCAACCGCGGGAAGCGTATTGCCCTCATCGTCCTGCTGGTGGTCGCGCTGGTTTCCGGTCTTGGCATCCTCGGGGCCGGCCTCTACCTGCGTTCGGTGGAATCGGGCATTCACCGGGTTGACGCGTTCGACGCCGTGCCCGAGGCGGCACGCCCGCAGCGGGAGGGGGCGGCCAAGGGGGCGCTGAACATCCTGCTGCTCGGCGGTGACTCACGTGATCCCGACAGCAGTTCCGGGTCGCGTACCGACACGATCATCCTCGCGCACATCCCGGCTGACCGTTCCAGTGCCCAGTTGATCTCGATCCCCCGGGACACCTGGGTGCCGGTGCCGAAGTCGCAGAGCGGCAACAACGGCGGCGTCGACGCCAAGATCAACGCTGCTTTCGCGTGGGGTGGCGTCGCACTGATGGTGCAGACGGTCGAGTCCTACACCAACGTTCGGATCGACCATGTCGCGATGGTCGACTTTGCCGGCTTCAAGGAGATCGTGGACGCGCTGGGCGGCGTCGAGGTCAACGTCGACACGAACTTCACCTCCACGCACTCCCTCGACCATCCCCGGAAATACGTCAAGGGGCCGATGGAGATGGACGGCGCGACCGCGCTGGACTACGCCCGCGAGCGGTACGCGTTCGCCGATGGGGACTTCGCCCGGATTCGGCACCAGCAGCAGGTGATCAAGGCGATCCTGGACAAGGCCGCTTCGGGAGGCACGCTCGCCAACCCGGCCAAGCTGAACTCCTTCGTGCGGGCGACCACCGACACGGTGACCGTGGACAAGGCGCTCAACGTCCTCGACATGGCGGGCGAGCTCCGCGGCCTGCGCAGCGACAAGCTCGGCTTCTACACCAGCCCCACCAAGGGAACCGGTCGGGTTGGTAACCAGAGCGTCGTGCTGCCAGACCCGGCAAAGGCCAAGGTGCTGTTCGACGCCGTCCGGCGCGACTCGGTCGACGAGATCCTGGCCGTCGCCGAGACGAAGTAGTGCCTCCGTCCTAACGTGGCGAAAAGGGCCGGTGCCCCGTACTCGATACGGGGGCCGGCCCTTCTGCTTGCCGGCGGAGGCGGCGCCTGTCGTCGGTGACGGTGGCGGCCACTGACCGGGACCGCCCGGCGGGACTGCAGCCTGGTCGTGTGTCGGATATAGCGTCATTAATGGATGATCGGCCGTCCGCCGTCGGGGCCCGGACCCCCGCCGAACCGGCAAAGTCCCGGGAAACCCTGGACCCGGACGCGATCGACAGGTAGAAAAACACCGATCCCCTCCTGCGTCGACGGGGCGTCGCCGACAGTCAAAGAGAGCGCTCTCTTTGTGCCGGTCCGTCCCGTCTCCCGTCCCCGATAGGCAGGTAGATGAACATCAATCAGGAACACAGTGCGCCCGCACTGTCGAGTGTGCGTACCGGCACCTCGCTCCGTCGGCTCCTCACCGTGGCGGTCTCGGCCGCAACGCTCACCGCCGCTGGCCTGGTGCCGCTGGCGAGCGGTGTCGCCGCCCACACCGGCGGACGCCCTGATTTCGGGCCCAACGTCTTCGTGTACGACCCGTCGACGCCCGTCGCGCAGATCCAGGCGAAGTTCGACGAACTCTTCGCGGTGCAGGAAGAGAACGAGATGGGTACGAACCGGTACGCCATCCTCTTCAAGCCCGGCCGCTACGACGTCAACGGCAAGCTCGGCTACTACACCACCGTCGCCGGACTCGGCCAGTCCCCGGACGACGTGGACATCAACGGCGCCATCCGGGTCATCGGGCAGCCGGATCCCGGCTCAGCCGCCGGAATCTCCGCCCTGACCAACTTCTGGCGCTCGGCGGAGAACTTGTCCGTCACGCCGACCGACTGGTCCAACCAGTGGGCGGTGTCGCAGGCGTCGCCGATGCGCCGGGTGCACATCAAGGGCACCCTCTGGCTCGAACCCGGCAACGCGGGCTTCTCCAGCGGCGGTTACATCGCCGACTCGAAGGTCGACGGGATCACCATCAACGGGTCACAACAGCAGTGGCTGACCCGGGACAGTGAACTCGGGGACGTCTGGACCAACGGTGTCTGGAACCAGGTCTTCTCCGGGGTGGTCGGGGCACCCGAGCAGGGTTTTCCGAACCCGCCGTACACCACACTGCCGACCTCCCCTGTGACGCGGGAGAAGCCGTACCTGTACATCGACGGCAGGGGCGACTACCGGGTCTTCGTCCCGACCCTGCGACACCACACCTCCGGCACCAGTTGGGGCGAGGGCAAGCGCCAGCAGGGCTACTCGTTGCCGATCAGCGACTTCTTCGTGGCAAAGCCGTCCGACAGCGAACACAAGATCAACGAAGCGCTGGCCCGGGGCAAGCATCTGCTGCTCACCCCCGGGGTCTACCACCTCGACCGGGCGCTCCAGGTCAAGCGTGCGAACACCGTCGTGCTCGGCCTGGGCATGCCGAGCCTCGCCCCGGACCGGGGCGACGCGGCACTGCGGATCGCCGACGTCGACGGGGTCCGGATCGCCGGCGTGCTGGTCGACGCCGGCCCACGGGAGTCCGACGTGCTGGTCGAGGTCGGTGACCGGCACAGCCGCCGGAACCACTCGGCCAACCCGATCTCGCTCCAGGACGTCTTCTTCCGCATCGGCGGCCCATGGGTCGGCAAGGCGAAGACCAGCCTGGTGGTGAACAGCGACGACACGATCATCGACAACATCTGGGCCTGGCGCGGCGACCACGGCAACGGCATCGGCTGGTCGCAGAACACCGCCGACACCGGCGTCGTGGTCAACGGTGACGACGTGACCGCGTACGGGCTCTTCGTCGAGCACTACCAGAAGTACCAGACCATCTGGAACGGCGAGGACGGCCGGACGATCTTCTACCAGAGCGAGCTGCCGTACGACCCACCGAGCCAGGCCGCCTGGAGCAGCCCGACCAGCAAGGGCTACGCCTCGTACAAGGTCGATCGGCACGTACGTGAACACGAAGCCTGGGGCCTGGGCGTCTACTCCTACTTCAACCAGGAGGTGGACATCCGCGCCGACCGGGGAATCGAGGTCCCGCAGACACCGAAGGTGAAGTTCCACAACATGGTCACCGTCTTCCTCGACGGCAGCGGCGGGATCGAACGGACCATCAACGACGCCGGCACCCCGGTCGTCGGCTCGTACGGGACCAGCACCATCGTGGACTATCCCGAGGGCTGACCGACCGCCCCGGACCGCACCAAACGAGGCGGCCGACCCGGATGCCGGGTCGGCCGCCTTCGTACTGTCGCCTGCTATCCGACCCGTATCGCCGATGCCGGCGCCGGACCCCGGCTCACTGCTCGGTCGAACCGAGGACCGGCGGTGCGGCGCTCTCGTCGTCCCGCCAGACCATGTCGTCCTCGGTCAGCCAGGTCAGTCGGTCGTTGCCTTCGTCTTCCTCCGGCTGACCGTGCTGCGAGCCGCCGAGCATGCCGGGACGTCCACTGGTGCCGGAACCCGGGCGCCCAGCCGCGGACCGGTCACCCGCGGTCGACCGCTCACCAGCGCTGGACGTGCCCTGCCGACTTCCGCCCTCGGCGCGCCCTGCGCCGTTCGTCGACCTGCCCTCCGCGCTGCCGCCACCGGGGCGCGCCGCCGCCGACGAACCCGGTGTGCCGGAGGCGGCCAGGGTGCCGCTGCCGAGGACCCCGCCCGGAGGTGTCGCCATCGACTGGCCGGCGAAGAGCCCGGCGCTACCACCGGCGGGTGGGGCACTCGCGGCGGTCGCGGCCATACCGCTGGCGCCGGTGGCCCAGCCGCCCGCCAGTCCGGCGCCGGCCAGCGACGTACCGTCGTTGTTCCCGGTCGTGTCGCCACCCTTGCCGGTCGACTTGTCACCGCTGTTTCCGGTCGACGGACCCCGACCGGTGGTCGGTCCACCTGAGGTGGTGACGAGGCTGTTGTCGGACGGACCGGACACCGGCCCGCGGGCCGGCGGCTGCGGCGCCTCGGCCCGGGCGATGCCGGTCTGCGCCAGGCTCCCGCTCTCCGGAGCCCGCGTCGGCGTGGTCGCCCCCGGCCCGGTCTGCGTGTTCGGGGGGGTGCGGTTGACGGTGTCGGGCGTCTCCGGATCCGCGACCGGTGGTGTGATCAACCGGTCGTACGCGGAGAGGTCATACGCGGCGGCGAGTCGCGCCACCACAGCGACCATCCGCTGATGGGCCCGTTCCTGTTCCTCTTTGTCCTGCTGGTGCCCGAGGAAGCCGCCGACGACCATCCCGGCCGGGCCGAAGATGGCGCCCTTGGCCGCCCCGCCCAGAGCCTGATCGTGGTCGTCGGTCTCCTCGGGGCTCTCAGCGTCCTTCTGTGCGGTACGCAGCGGCCCCGCCATCAGGCTCAGTCCCTCGTTGACCGCGCCCATCCCGGTGGCGACGCTGTTCGAGTACGACACGACCAGGTTGATTCGACGCTGGAATTCCTCCCCGGCCGCGCCCGTCCAGGCCCGGTCGAGCGCGTCGAGGTCCTCGCGCAACGACCTGGCGAGCCCGTCGACGGTGGTCTTGAGTGAACTCCACTTGCTGGCCAGGGTTTCGACCTGGTCCGCGTCGCCCGCGTGGACGGCCCGGTAGAGCTCCTCATGGCTCACATGCTGGTAGCGCTGCACATACTCGTCAGACACGACGCGGCTCCCCCGGATCGAGTGCACCCTCGACGCCACCGAGCACGCGGCCGATGTCGTCCGCGTTGGCCTTGTTACGGGCCTCGGTCGTGCGGTAGTTGTCGATGATCTGTCGGGTGGCCTCCTGAACGGCGGTGATGGCCTGTCGGAGCCGCTCCACCCGGTTTACGTACTCCTGGTGCAGGGAGGTGTACTGGCGAGCGTTGCTGGTGGCGTCGGCGAACAGTCCCAACGCCGGTGGCTGGCACTGCATCTCGGTGTTGAGTTTGGTCAGCACCTGCTCCGCTTCGGCCAGCCGTCCCGCCAGCCTCCCGTGGAAGTCCTCCAAGGACAGTACGTCGACTTTTGTCTGCGGACTCATAGCGGTATCCCCGTGGTCGGTCGTCGTTGTCGCGCAACAGCCGTGGCCTGCGCCAAGATTAGTCGACCCCCGCCAATGCCGCGACCCGTCCGAGGTGGCCGAATCCGGTGACCGAACGGGCGCCGTCAACCCGCCGTGACCGTCGGCTGCGGCGTCGTCGACGGGACCGGTTGCCCCGACTGCGGTGGCCGGGCGGTCGGGGTCGCCGGGCTGCCCGTGGCCGAGGATCCAGCCGGCGACGGGGTCCCGCTGGGGGACGGCGGCTGACTGGGTCGTGCCGTCGGCGTCGCGTTGCTCCTGGCCGGCGAGGGTGCGCTGCCGGGAGCGAAGTACCGCAACGCGTCGCTGCGTTGCAGGGTCGGGCCGGTGGGAACCAGTGCCAGCACCGATGCCGGTAACCCGAGCGGGGTCACCCCGC
The Micromonospora pisi DNA segment above includes these coding regions:
- a CDS encoding LCP family protein → MSPELDQNGKKPPRRNRGKRIALIVLLVVALVSGLGILGAGLYLRSVESGIHRVDAFDAVPEAARPQREGAAKGALNILLLGGDSRDPDSSSGSRTDTIILAHIPADRSSAQLISIPRDTWVPVPKSQSGNNGGVDAKINAAFAWGGVALMVQTVESYTNVRIDHVAMVDFAGFKEIVDALGGVEVNVDTNFTSTHSLDHPRKYVKGPMEMDGATALDYARERYAFADGDFARIRHQQQVIKAILDKAASGGTLANPAKLNSFVRATTDTVTVDKALNVLDMAGELRGLRSDKLGFYTSPTKGTGRVGNQSVVLPDPAKAKVLFDAVRRDSVDEILAVAETK
- a CDS encoding class I SAM-dependent methyltransferase — encoded protein: MQVVQGKRLVTPDGEVLDTLRAGADRVVVDVGTGDARTAYRLARAQPDWLVVGVDPAWQRMTPTSVRAARKPAKGGTPNLLLVNAAIETVPADLYEIADEVLVLMPWGKLLRGVVHGEADVCAGLRRVARAGATLEITVGTSIWRDPVPLEIRELPELTPEYVDTVLADRLAGYGWQVTGAEVVSGAEMDRISSSWARRLGSANPEVVIHVRASAVDPR
- a CDS encoding glycosyltransferase, with the translated sequence MTSLEDTRSSSAPSALLAGRSVALVHEWYGSTGGSEKVFLNIADLIPHGERFVLWKDDDATEELTLRQSWMARTPLRGSKALALPLMPVAWRTLSRNNYDVVISSSHAFAHTVKLGSSEQTRYLSYVHSPARYVWSPDFDGRGSNPMLAGPRKVLQAADLRLSRHVHSYAANSREVQARIRQYWHRDAHVINPPVDVRFYTAAPVADQQQNRDYLLGVGRWIKYKNFDLMIEIAAAAGLPLIIAGKGPEEESLRRAAEKVNVPVSFEVRPSDERLRQLYWGARALLFPTHEDFGIIPVEAQACGTPVIGFSHGGLLETVVDGETGFLIDSTDPRSFAPLVARLGELNPARVQANAANFSPTVFAERLSAWVRETTA
- a CDS encoding adenylyl cyclase, yielding MNINQEHSAPALSSVRTGTSLRRLLTVAVSAATLTAAGLVPLASGVAAHTGGRPDFGPNVFVYDPSTPVAQIQAKFDELFAVQEENEMGTNRYAILFKPGRYDVNGKLGYYTTVAGLGQSPDDVDINGAIRVIGQPDPGSAAGISALTNFWRSAENLSVTPTDWSNQWAVSQASPMRRVHIKGTLWLEPGNAGFSSGGYIADSKVDGITINGSQQQWLTRDSELGDVWTNGVWNQVFSGVVGAPEQGFPNPPYTTLPTSPVTREKPYLYIDGRGDYRVFVPTLRHHTSGTSWGEGKRQQGYSLPISDFFVAKPSDSEHKINEALARGKHLLLTPGVYHLDRALQVKRANTVVLGLGMPSLAPDRGDAALRIADVDGVRIAGVLVDAGPRESDVLVEVGDRHSRRNHSANPISLQDVFFRIGGPWVGKAKTSLVVNSDDTIIDNIWAWRGDHGNGIGWSQNTADTGVVVNGDDVTAYGLFVEHYQKYQTIWNGEDGRTIFYQSELPYDPPSQAAWSSPTSKGYASYKVDRHVREHEAWGLGVYSYFNQEVDIRADRGIEVPQTPKVKFHNMVTVFLDGSGGIERTINDAGTPVVGSYGTSTIVDYPEG